One window of the Pseudomonas sp. S04 genome contains the following:
- a CDS encoding GlxA family transcriptional regulator, with protein sequence MSQDFYFLLMPGFSAIGFISAIEPLRVANRFRGELYRWHVLSVDGGPVLASNGMSLNADAALEPLKRGATLLVVAGFEPLKFVDPALEHWLHRLDHEGVTLGGIDTGSVVLAQAGLLDGHRVTLHWEAIEAFKETYPQLSVTQELFEIDRRRITSAGGTASIDLMLDLIAQAHGPELAIEVSEQFVLGRIRPRKDHQRMQIATRYGISNKKLVQVIGEMEQHSEPPLSTLELAESIKVTRRQLERLFRLHLNDTPSNFYLGLRLEKARQLLRQTDMSVLEVSIACGFESPSYFTRSYRTRFARCPREDRRTAKA encoded by the coding sequence ATGTCCCAGGATTTCTACTTCTTGTTGATGCCGGGTTTCTCGGCGATTGGATTTATCTCGGCGATCGAGCCGCTGCGGGTCGCCAATCGCTTTCGCGGCGAGTTGTATCGCTGGCACGTGCTCAGCGTCGACGGTGGGCCGGTGTTGGCCAGCAACGGCATGTCACTCAACGCCGACGCGGCGCTGGAGCCATTGAAGAGAGGCGCGACGTTACTGGTGGTCGCCGGCTTCGAACCGCTGAAGTTCGTCGACCCGGCACTGGAGCACTGGCTACACCGTCTCGATCACGAGGGCGTCACCCTCGGCGGGATCGATACCGGCAGTGTTGTCCTGGCCCAAGCGGGTCTGCTGGACGGCCATCGGGTGACCCTGCACTGGGAAGCCATCGAGGCGTTCAAGGAGACTTATCCACAGTTGAGCGTGACCCAGGAACTGTTCGAAATCGACCGTCGCCGCATCACCTCGGCCGGCGGCACCGCGTCCATCGATTTGATGCTGGACTTGATCGCCCAGGCCCACGGTCCAGAGCTGGCGATCGAGGTCAGCGAGCAGTTCGTGCTGGGGCGCATTCGCCCGCGCAAGGACCACCAGCGCATGCAGATCGCCACGCGCTACGGCATCAGCAACAAGAAGCTGGTGCAGGTGATTGGCGAAATGGAGCAGCACAGCGAGCCGCCCCTGAGCACCCTGGAGCTGGCGGAATCGATCAAAGTCACCCGCCGTCAGCTGGAGCGCCTGTTCCGCCTGCATCTCAACGATACGCCGAGCAATTTCTACCTGGGCCTGCGCCTGGAAAAAGCCCGGCAACTGCTGCGCCAGACTGACATGAGCGTGTTGGAGGTGAGCATCGCCTGCGGCTTTGAATCGCCGTCGTACTTTACCCGCAGTTATCGGACACGCTTTGCGCGGTGCCCGCGCGAGGATCGACGTACCGCCAAGGCATGA
- the dgcA gene encoding dimethylglycine demethylation protein DgcA gives MAFEAMFQPIQIGKLTIRNRVLSTAHAEVYATDGGMTTDRYVKYYEEKAKGGIGLAICGGSSVVAIDSPQEWWSSVNLSTDRIIPHFQNLADAMHKHGAKIMIQITHMGRRSRWDGFNWPTLMSPSGIREPVHRATCKTIEPEEIWRVIGNYAQAARRAKAGGLDGVELSAVHQHMIDQFWSPRVNKRTDEWGGTFEGRMKFGLEVLKAVRAEVGDDFCVGIRLCGDEFHPDGLSHEDMKQIAKYYDDTGMLDFIGVVGSGCDTHNTLANVIPNMSYPPEPFLHLAAGIKEVVKVPVLHAQNIKDPNQATRILEGGYVDMVGMTRAHIADPHLIAKIKMGQIDQIKQCVGANYCIDRQYQGLDVLCIQNAATSREYMGVPHIIEKSTGVKRKVVVVGAGPAGMEAARVAAERGHDVTLFEKKEFIGGQITTASKAPQRDQIAGITRWFQLELARLKVDLRLGVAADAATILDLRPDVVVLAVGGHPFLEQNEHWGAAEGLVVSSWDVLDGKVAPGKNVLVYDTICEFTGMSVADFLADKGCQVEIVTDDIKPGVAVGGTSFPTYYRSMYPKEVIMTGDMMLEKVYREGDKLIAVLENEYTGAKEERVVDQVVVENGVRPDEEIYYALKEGSRNKGQMDVEALFAIKPQPSLSQPGDGYLLFRIGDCVAQRNTHAAIYDALRLCKDF, from the coding sequence ATGGCTTTCGAAGCAATGTTCCAGCCGATCCAGATCGGCAAACTGACCATCCGCAACCGTGTGCTCAGCACCGCGCACGCCGAGGTGTATGCCACTGACGGCGGCATGACCACCGATCGGTACGTCAAGTATTACGAAGAGAAAGCCAAGGGCGGGATCGGCCTGGCGATTTGCGGCGGTTCCTCGGTGGTGGCCATCGACAGCCCGCAGGAATGGTGGAGCTCGGTCAACCTGTCCACCGACCGCATCATTCCGCACTTCCAGAACCTGGCCGACGCCATGCACAAGCATGGCGCCAAGATCATGATCCAGATTACCCACATGGGCCGCCGCTCGCGTTGGGACGGTTTTAACTGGCCGACCCTGATGTCGCCATCGGGCATCCGTGAACCGGTGCACCGCGCCACCTGCAAGACCATCGAGCCGGAAGAAATCTGGCGGGTCATCGGCAACTATGCCCAGGCCGCGCGTCGGGCCAAGGCCGGCGGCCTGGACGGCGTCGAGCTGTCGGCCGTGCACCAGCACATGATCGACCAGTTCTGGAGCCCGCGGGTCAACAAGCGCACGGACGAGTGGGGCGGCACTTTCGAAGGCCGCATGAAGTTTGGCCTGGAAGTGCTCAAGGCGGTGCGTGCCGAGGTCGGTGACGACTTCTGTGTCGGCATCCGCCTGTGCGGCGACGAGTTCCATCCGGACGGTCTGTCCCACGAAGACATGAAGCAGATCGCCAAGTACTACGACGACACCGGCATGCTCGATTTCATCGGTGTGGTCGGCTCGGGGTGCGATACCCACAACACCCTGGCCAACGTCATTCCGAACATGAGTTATCCACCGGAGCCGTTCCTGCACCTGGCAGCCGGGATCAAGGAAGTGGTCAAGGTCCCGGTGCTGCACGCACAGAACATCAAGGACCCGAACCAGGCCACGCGGATTCTGGAAGGCGGCTACGTCGACATGGTCGGCATGACCCGCGCCCATATCGCCGACCCGCACCTGATCGCCAAGATCAAGATGGGCCAGATCGACCAGATCAAGCAGTGCGTCGGCGCCAACTACTGTATCGACCGGCAGTACCAGGGCCTGGACGTGTTGTGCATCCAGAACGCCGCGACTTCCCGCGAGTACATGGGGGTGCCGCACATCATCGAAAAATCCACCGGCGTGAAACGCAAGGTGGTCGTGGTCGGTGCCGGCCCAGCCGGGATGGAAGCTGCGCGCGTAGCGGCGGAACGTGGCCATGACGTGACCCTGTTCGAGAAGAAGGAATTCATCGGCGGGCAGATCACCACTGCCTCCAAAGCCCCGCAACGGGACCAGATCGCCGGTATCACCCGCTGGTTCCAGCTGGAACTGGCACGCCTGAAAGTCGACCTGCGCCTGGGCGTGGCTGCCGATGCCGCGACCATTCTCGACCTGCGTCCGGACGTGGTGGTGCTGGCAGTGGGCGGGCATCCGTTCCTGGAGCAGAACGAACACTGGGGCGCTGCAGAAGGCCTGGTGGTCAGCAGCTGGGACGTACTCGACGGCAAGGTGGCGCCCGGCAAGAACGTGCTGGTCTACGACACCATCTGTGAGTTCACCGGGATGTCGGTGGCCGACTTCCTGGCCGACAAGGGTTGCCAGGTCGAGATCGTCACCGACGACATCAAGCCCGGCGTGGCCGTCGGCGGTACGTCGTTCCCGACTTACTACCGCAGCATGTACCCCAAGGAAGTGATCATGACCGGCGACATGATGCTGGAAAAGGTCTACCGCGAAGGCGACAAGCTGATTGCCGTGCTGGAGAACGAATACACCGGCGCCAAGGAGGAGCGGGTGGTCGACCAGGTGGTGGTGGAAAACGGCGTGCGTCCGGATGAAGAAATCTATTACGCGCTGAAGGAAGGTTCGCGCAACAAGGGCCAGATGGACGTTGAAGCCCTGTTCGCGATCAAGCCCCAGCCTTCGCTGAGCCAACCGGGCGACGGCTACCTGCTGTTCCGCATTGGCGACTGCGTGGCCCAGCGCAACACGCATGCTGCGATCTATGACGCCCTGCGGCTGTGCAAGGATTTCTGA
- the choX gene encoding choline ABC transporter substrate-binding protein, with protein MKRLISSCVLALSGSALLSASAMAADPAACQNVRMGVVNWTDVIATSAMTQVLLDGLGYKTKQTSASQQIIFAGIRDQRLDLFLGYWNPLMTQTITPFVEAKQVTVLAEPSLKDARATLAVPTYLADKGLKSFADIARFEKELGGKIYGIEPGSGANTQIKAMIAKNQFGLGKFQLVESSEAGMLAAVDRAVRRKEAVVFFGWAPHPMNVNVQMTYLTGSQDALGPNEGSATVWTVTAPNYASQCPNVSRLLSNLTFTAADESRMMQPLLDHKDAFESARQWLKDHPQDQQRWLEGVTTFDGKPAAENLQLTSK; from the coding sequence ATGAAACGACTGATCAGCAGCTGTGTTCTTGCACTCAGTGGTAGCGCATTGCTGAGCGCCAGCGCCATGGCCGCCGACCCCGCTGCATGCCAGAACGTGCGCATGGGCGTGGTCAACTGGACCGACGTGATCGCTACCAGCGCCATGACCCAGGTCCTGCTCGACGGCCTCGGCTACAAGACCAAACAGACCAGCGCCTCGCAACAGATCATCTTCGCCGGCATCCGCGACCAGCGCCTGGATCTGTTCCTCGGCTACTGGAACCCGCTGATGACCCAGACCATCACCCCGTTCGTCGAGGCCAAGCAGGTCACAGTCCTGGCTGAGCCCAGCCTCAAGGACGCCCGCGCGACCCTGGCGGTGCCGACTTACCTGGCCGACAAGGGTCTGAAAAGCTTCGCCGACATCGCCAGGTTCGAAAAAGAGCTGGGTGGCAAGATTTATGGCATCGAGCCCGGTTCGGGTGCCAACACCCAGATCAAGGCGATGATTGCCAAGAACCAGTTCGGCCTGGGCAAATTCCAACTGGTCGAGTCCAGCGAGGCCGGCATGCTCGCGGCGGTGGATCGTGCCGTACGGCGCAAGGAAGCCGTGGTGTTCTTCGGCTGGGCGCCGCACCCGATGAACGTCAACGTTCAGATGACTTACCTGACCGGCAGCCAGGACGCCCTGGGTCCGAACGAAGGCTCGGCCACCGTCTGGACCGTGACCGCCCCCAATTACGCCAGCCAGTGCCCGAACGTCAGCCGCTTGCTCAGCAACCTGACGTTCACCGCCGCAGATGAGAGCCGAATGATGCAACCGTTACTCGACCACAAGGACGCGTTCGAGTCGGCCAGACAGTGGCTCAAGGATCACCCGCAAGACCAGCAACGCTGGCTGGAAGGCGTGACCACTTTCGACGGCAAGCCGGCGGCCGAGAACCTGCAACTGACCAGCAAGTAA
- a CDS encoding lysozyme inhibitor LprI family protein, whose product MKSIFFAWALIATGVQAAEDADNNPCDAVENDVQTLECSAYNKTTAEQLLKDNYQGLLERFRAEYANNKSQLADITSKLQVAEQLWVKSRDADCTIAPFPAAVGSKAYLIDQNDCLANKSDERSEFLESLAQ is encoded by the coding sequence ATGAAATCGATCTTCTTCGCATGGGCACTGATCGCGACCGGGGTACAGGCAGCTGAAGACGCTGACAACAACCCTTGCGATGCGGTCGAAAACGACGTCCAGACCCTGGAATGCTCGGCGTACAACAAGACCACCGCCGAACAACTGCTCAAGGACAACTACCAGGGTTTGCTGGAGCGGTTCAGGGCCGAATACGCGAACAACAAGAGCCAACTGGCAGACATCACCAGCAAACTGCAGGTCGCCGAACAGCTCTGGGTCAAATCCAGGGACGCCGATTGCACAATCGCGCCATTCCCTGCCGCCGTGGGCAGCAAGGCCTACCTCATCGACCAGAACGACTGCCTGGCGAACAAGAGTGACGAGCGCTCGGAGTTCCTCGAATCACTGGCGCAGTGA
- a CDS encoding DUF5943 domain-containing protein: MAKIAPQLPIEVDSETGVWTSDALPMLYVPRHFFVNNHMGIEEVLGADAYAEILYKAGYKSAWHWCEKEAECHGLEGVAVFEHYMKRLSQRGWGLFKIQDIDLDKGTASVKLEHSAFVYVYGKVGRKVDYMFTGWFAGAMDQILQARGSKIRTVAEQVYGGSEEGHDDGLFTVKPL; encoded by the coding sequence ATGGCCAAGATCGCCCCGCAATTACCAATCGAAGTCGACAGCGAGACCGGTGTCTGGACTTCCGACGCACTGCCGATGCTGTATGTACCGCGTCACTTCTTCGTCAACAACCATATGGGCATCGAGGAAGTGCTGGGCGCCGATGCCTATGCCGAGATCCTCTACAAGGCCGGCTACAAGTCCGCCTGGCACTGGTGCGAGAAGGAAGCTGAATGCCACGGCCTGGAAGGCGTCGCGGTGTTCGAGCACTACATGAAGCGCCTGTCGCAGCGCGGCTGGGGCCTGTTCAAGATCCAGGACATCGACCTCGACAAAGGCACCGCCAGCGTCAAGCTCGAACATTCGGCGTTTGTCTATGTGTACGGCAAGGTTGGACGCAAGGTCGACTACATGTTCACCGGCTGGTTCGCCGGCGCCATGGACCAGATCCTGCAGGCGCGCGGCAGCAAGATCCGCACCGTCGCCGAACAGGTATACGGTGGCTCGGAAGAAGGCCACGACGACGGCTTGTTCACCGTCAAGCCGTTGTAA
- a CDS encoding dipeptidase yields MSPAELHADSIVIDGLIIAKWNRELFEDMRKGGLTAANCTVSVWEGFQATINNIAASQKLIRENADLVMPVRTTADIRKAKELGKTGILFGFQNAHAFEDQIGYVEVFKQLGVGIVQMCYNTQNLVGTGCYERDGGLSGFGREIVAEMNRVGVMCDLSHVGSKTSEEVILESKKPVCYSHCLPSGLKEHPRNKSDEELKFIADHGGFVGVTMFAPFLAKGIDSTIEDYAEAIEYTMNIVGEDAIGIGTDFTQGHGQDFFEYLTHDKGYARRLTSFGKIINPLGIRTVGEFPNLTETLLKRGHPERVVRKIMGENWVNVLKDVWGE; encoded by the coding sequence ATGAGCCCAGCCGAACTGCACGCCGACAGCATCGTTATCGACGGGCTGATCATTGCCAAGTGGAACCGTGAGCTGTTTGAAGACATGCGCAAGGGTGGCCTGACTGCGGCCAACTGCACCGTGTCGGTGTGGGAAGGGTTCCAGGCGACCATCAACAACATCGCCGCCAGCCAGAAACTGATCCGCGAGAACGCTGACCTGGTGATGCCGGTGCGCACCACCGCCGACATCCGCAAGGCCAAGGAGCTGGGCAAGACCGGGATCCTCTTCGGCTTCCAGAATGCCCATGCCTTCGAAGACCAGATCGGCTATGTCGAGGTGTTCAAGCAGCTTGGCGTTGGCATCGTGCAGATGTGCTACAACACCCAGAATCTGGTCGGCACCGGCTGCTACGAGCGTGACGGCGGCCTGTCGGGTTTCGGCCGGGAAATCGTCGCCGAGATGAACCGCGTCGGCGTGATGTGCGACCTCTCCCACGTTGGCTCCAAGACCTCGGAAGAAGTCATCCTCGAATCGAAAAAGCCGGTCTGCTACTCCCACTGCCTGCCGTCGGGCCTCAAGGAGCACCCGCGCAACAAGTCCGATGAAGAGCTCAAGTTCATTGCCGACCACGGCGGTTTTGTCGGCGTGACCATGTTCGCGCCGTTCCTGGCCAAGGGCATCGATTCGACCATCGAGGACTACGCCGAAGCCATCGAATACACCATGAATATCGTCGGCGAAGACGCCATCGGTATCGGTACCGACTTCACCCAGGGCCATGGCCAGGATTTCTTCGAATACCTGACCCACGACAAGGGCTACGCCCGCCGCCTGACCAGCTTCGGCAAGATCATCAATCCGCTGGGTATCCGCACCGTGGGCGAGTTCCCGAACCTTACCGAAACCCTGCTCAAGCGCGGCCATCCTGAGCGCGTGGTGCGCAAGATCATGGGCGAGAACTGGGTGAACGTCCTCAAGGATGTCTGGGGCGAATAA
- the etfB gene encoding electron transfer flavoprotein subunit beta, which produces MSTKIISLVSIGAHPTSGRPRRAEQDARAVELGLQLAGDGLQVLHAGDVAEPALRAYLGMGLEQLHVLEHPAGADALPALTDYLRGAGAQVVLTGSQAETGEGSGMLPFLLAESLGWPLVVGLAQVESIDGGSALVLQALPRGQRRRLKVRLPFLATVDNAAPKPRQSAFGPARRGVLQAEDVEVLDDELLAVATLQAAKSRPKRLKVIKAKSGADRMKAATAKASGGGGQVLKGVSAQEGAEAILKLLIEEGVVR; this is translated from the coding sequence ATGAGCACGAAAATCATCAGCCTGGTGTCGATTGGCGCCCACCCGACTTCCGGTCGGCCACGTCGCGCGGAGCAGGATGCGCGGGCGGTCGAACTCGGTCTGCAACTGGCGGGGGACGGCCTGCAAGTGCTACATGCCGGCGACGTCGCCGAGCCTGCGTTGCGCGCCTATCTGGGCATGGGCCTGGAACAGTTGCATGTGCTGGAACACCCGGCGGGTGCCGATGCGTTGCCGGCCTTGACCGACTATTTACGCGGCGCAGGTGCCCAGGTGGTGCTGACCGGCAGCCAGGCGGAAACCGGTGAAGGCTCGGGCATGTTGCCGTTCCTGCTGGCCGAAAGCCTCGGCTGGCCGCTGGTGGTGGGGCTGGCGCAGGTCGAGTCCATCGACGGTGGTTCAGCCCTGGTGCTGCAAGCCTTGCCCCGCGGTCAGCGGCGGCGCTTGAAAGTCCGCTTACCGTTTCTGGCGACGGTGGATAACGCCGCGCCCAAGCCTCGGCAAAGTGCGTTCGGCCCGGCGCGACGCGGGGTATTGCAGGCTGAAGACGTTGAAGTGCTCGACGACGAACTGCTCGCCGTCGCCACGCTGCAAGCGGCCAAGTCACGGCCTAAACGCCTGAAAGTGATCAAGGCCAAAAGCGGTGCCGACCGGATGAAGGCGGCCACGGCCAAGGCCAGTGGCGGCGGTGGCCAGGTGCTCAAGGGCGTGTCTGCCCAGGAAGGCGCCGAGGCGATCCTCAAGCTGCTGATTGAAGAGGGCGTTGTTCGCTAG
- the dgcB gene encoding dimethylglycine demethylation protein DgcB: MLNTILPILLFAALGLAVLGALRRVAMWRRGRASKVDLIGGLLAMPKRYMVDLHHVVARDKYIANTHVATAGGAVASAVLAILVHGFGLHNRFLGYALLLMTAVMFVGAIFVYLRRRNPPARLSKGPWMRLPKSLLAFSASFFLVTLPVAGILPEHFGGWLLAVILGIGVLWGVSELFFGMTWGGPMKHAFAGALHLAWHRRAERFGGGRSTGLKPLDLNDLSAPLGVEKPKDFTWNQLLGFDACVQCGKCEAACPAFAAGQPLNPKKLIQDMVVGLAGGTDAKFAGSPYPGKAIGEHAGNPHQPIVNGLVDAETLWSCTTCRACVEECPMMIEHVDAIVDMRRHLTLEKGATPNKGAEVLENLIATDNPGGFAPGGRMNWAADLNLNLLSEKKATDVLFWVGDGAFDMRNQRTLRAFVKVLKAAKIDFAVLGLEERDSGDVARRLGDEATFQLLAKRNIQTLAKYSFNRIVTCDPHSFHVLKNEYGAFDGNYLVQHHSTYMAQIIGAGALNLGQHKGDSVTYHDPCYLGRYNGEYEAPREVLRALGIEVKEMQRSGFRSRCCGGGGGAPITDIPGKQRIPDMRMEDIRETGAELVAVGCPQCTAMLEGVVEPRPLIKDLAELVADALLEDQAPSKPITPAQRKPAQVH; encoded by the coding sequence ATGTTGAACACAATTCTTCCCATCCTGCTCTTCGCTGCCCTGGGCCTGGCGGTTCTGGGCGCGTTGCGGCGGGTGGCCATGTGGCGTCGCGGCCGAGCTTCGAAAGTCGACCTGATCGGCGGCCTGCTGGCCATGCCCAAGCGCTACATGGTCGACCTGCACCACGTGGTGGCGCGTGACAAATACATCGCCAACACCCACGTCGCCACGGCCGGCGGCGCAGTGGCGTCCGCGGTGCTGGCGATCCTGGTCCACGGATTTGGCCTGCATAACCGCTTCCTGGGATACGCGCTGCTGTTGATGACGGCAGTGATGTTCGTCGGTGCGATCTTCGTTTACCTGCGTCGGCGCAACCCGCCGGCCCGGCTGTCCAAAGGCCCGTGGATGCGTTTGCCGAAAAGCCTGCTGGCGTTCTCGGCGTCGTTCTTCCTGGTGACCCTGCCGGTGGCCGGTATCCTGCCGGAACACTTCGGTGGCTGGCTGTTGGCGGTCATCCTCGGTATCGGCGTGCTGTGGGGCGTGTCTGAGCTGTTCTTCGGCATGACCTGGGGCGGGCCGATGAAGCACGCCTTCGCTGGTGCCTTGCACCTGGCCTGGCACCGTCGCGCCGAACGCTTTGGTGGCGGCCGTTCCACCGGTTTGAAACCGCTGGATTTGAACGACCTGTCTGCGCCGCTGGGTGTGGAAAAACCCAAGGATTTCACCTGGAACCAACTGCTGGGATTTGACGCCTGCGTGCAGTGCGGCAAGTGCGAAGCCGCGTGCCCGGCGTTTGCCGCCGGCCAGCCGTTGAATCCGAAAAAACTGATTCAGGACATGGTGGTCGGCCTGGCCGGAGGCACCGATGCCAAGTTCGCCGGCAGCCCGTATCCGGGTAAAGCCATCGGCGAGCACGCGGGTAATCCGCATCAGCCGATCGTCAACGGCCTGGTTGACGCCGAGACCCTATGGTCGTGCACCACCTGTCGCGCCTGTGTCGAGGAGTGCCCGATGATGATCGAGCACGTCGATGCGATCGTCGACATGCGCCGCCATCTGACCCTGGAAAAAGGTGCGACCCCGAACAAGGGCGCCGAGGTCCTGGAGAACCTGATCGCCACCGACAACCCGGGCGGCTTCGCCCCGGGTGGGCGGATGAACTGGGCGGCGGACTTGAACCTCAATCTGCTCAGCGAAAAGAAAGCCACCGACGTGCTGTTCTGGGTCGGCGACGGGGCGTTTGACATGCGCAACCAACGCACCCTGCGCGCGTTCGTCAAAGTGCTGAAAGCGGCGAAAATCGACTTTGCCGTGCTCGGCCTTGAAGAGCGCGACAGTGGTGACGTGGCCCGACGCCTGGGCGATGAAGCGACCTTCCAGTTGTTGGCCAAACGCAACATCCAGACCCTGGCCAAGTACAGCTTCAACCGCATCGTCACGTGCGATCCGCACAGCTTCCACGTGCTGAAAAACGAATACGGCGCGTTCGATGGCAACTACCTGGTGCAGCACCACAGTACCTACATGGCGCAAATCATCGGCGCCGGCGCGCTGAATCTCGGCCAGCACAAGGGCGACAGCGTGACCTATCACGACCCGTGCTACCTCGGTCGCTACAACGGCGAATACGAGGCGCCGCGTGAAGTGCTGCGCGCCCTCGGTATCGAAGTCAAAGAGATGCAACGCTCGGGCTTTCGCTCGCGCTGCTGTGGCGGTGGCGGCGGCGCGCCGATCACCGACATTCCGGGCAAGCAGCGTATCCCCGACATGCGCATGGAAGACATCCGCGAAACAGGCGCCGAACTGGTGGCCGTGGGCTGCCCGCAGTGCACGGCGATGCTGGAAGGGGTGGTCGAGCCGCGACCTTTGATCAAGGACCTTGCCGAACTGGTGGCCGATGCGTTGCTTGAAGACCAAGCGCCGAGCAAGCCGATCACGCCGGCTCAACGTAAACCTGCGCAGGTGCACTGA
- a CDS encoding DUF3010 family protein, with protein MKLCGIEIKGSEAIIALASLDGQALSHVALATKKIALDDDDDAANVKLFAAQVASFVRENSIDRIAIKKRSKKGEFAGGPTTFKIEGIFQLLDSCEVTLLSPQTINAQSKKHDFALPTTLNKYQHEAYKAACSALLKK; from the coding sequence ATGAAACTCTGCGGCATCGAAATCAAAGGCAGCGAAGCGATCATCGCCCTCGCCTCCCTCGACGGCCAGGCGCTCAGCCACGTCGCCCTTGCCACCAAGAAAATCGCCCTGGACGATGACGACGACGCCGCCAACGTCAAACTGTTCGCCGCACAAGTGGCTTCGTTCGTCCGCGAGAACTCGATCGACCGCATCGCGATCAAGAAGCGCAGCAAGAAAGGCGAATTCGCCGGCGGCCCGACCACCTTCAAGATCGAAGGCATATTCCAGCTGCTCGACAGCTGCGAAGTGACCCTGCTGTCACCCCAGACCATCAATGCGCAATCCAAGAAACACGACTTCGCCCTGCCGACCACCCTCAACAAGTATCAGCATGAGGCTTATAAGGCGGCATGTTCGGCGTTGTTGAAGAAGTAA
- the etfA gene encoding electron transfer flavoprotein subunit alpha, giving the protein MSDIIRRDPRAEWIARNRLHPLHAAMQPAQHSWMGPNGVIRKNPHGIGFIGPNGIKRIDRSGAQQGGATKRTAAVEVQLPLHQVVVPAFYISVVPDMVGGRLSSHDRDLLGLAHQLAGNDGAVLAVVFGEHKESAFATAGVDRLLVLEGDEFNGYAPEQRVQGLRAVDNQFSPRHWLLPDSRTGGGELGRRFAAALGERPATRVWQVKDQQCIGRAGAGLQDLARPLARLILGAVECAEPVSETRHEALPVELSTTVARSLSRIEDLGAVAVDPAAIPMAEAEFIFSGGNGVKDWPLFHQTAAALGATEGASRVAVDDGFMARDRQVGASGTWVTARVYVAVGISGAIQHLQGIGACDKVVAINLDPGCDMIKRADLSVIGESAEILHALIAAVEAYRNGAKRDAA; this is encoded by the coding sequence ATGAGCGACATAATCCGCCGCGACCCCCGTGCCGAATGGATCGCCCGCAACCGCCTGCACCCGCTGCACGCGGCCATGCAGCCGGCGCAACACAGCTGGATGGGGCCTAACGGCGTCATCCGCAAGAACCCCCATGGCATCGGCTTCATCGGCCCCAACGGGATCAAGCGCATTGACCGTAGCGGCGCCCAGCAGGGCGGCGCGACCAAGCGTACTGCCGCCGTGGAAGTGCAATTGCCGCTGCATCAGGTAGTGGTCCCTGCGTTCTACATCAGCGTGGTGCCCGACATGGTCGGCGGCCGCTTGAGCAGCCATGACCGCGACTTGCTGGGCCTGGCTCATCAATTGGCCGGCAACGACGGTGCCGTCCTGGCCGTGGTCTTCGGCGAACACAAAGAGAGCGCCTTCGCTACGGCTGGCGTCGATCGCCTGCTGGTACTCGAGGGGGACGAGTTCAACGGTTATGCACCGGAACAACGGGTCCAGGGCCTGCGGGCTGTGGATAACCAATTCAGCCCACGTCACTGGTTGCTGCCGGACAGTCGTACCGGTGGCGGTGAACTGGGTCGACGCTTTGCCGCCGCCCTGGGCGAACGCCCGGCCACACGGGTCTGGCAGGTCAAGGATCAGCAATGCATCGGCCGCGCCGGTGCCGGGTTGCAAGACCTGGCACGACCGCTCGCACGCTTGATTCTGGGCGCCGTCGAATGTGCAGAACCGGTCAGCGAAACCCGCCACGAAGCCTTGCCGGTGGAGTTATCCACAACCGTGGCTCGCAGTCTTTCGCGTATTGAAGATCTGGGGGCGGTGGCAGTGGACCCGGCAGCGATTCCAATGGCCGAAGCCGAGTTCATTTTCTCGGGCGGCAACGGGGTCAAGGATTGGCCGTTGTTCCACCAGACCGCCGCTGCGCTGGGTGCCACCGAAGGCGCCTCGCGGGTGGCGGTGGACGACGGCTTCATGGCCCGCGACCGTCAAGTCGGGGCGTCCGGCACCTGGGTCACCGCGCGGGTCTACGTGGCGGTGGGGATTTCCGGGGCGATCCAGCACCTGCAAGGCATCGGTGCCTGCGACAAGGTGGTGGCGATCAACCTGGACCCCGGATGCGACATGATCAAGCGGGCCGACCTGTCGGTGATCGGTGAGAGCGCCGAGATTCTTCACGCCTTGATCGCGGCGGTAGAGGCTTACCGCAACGGTGCCAAGCGCGATGCGGCTTAA